Part of the Virgibacillus necropolis genome, TCATTCGGATGGTGGTGTGATTTTTCCAAATCCAAATGCACCGACAAGTCTTTATTTAAATTTAACACACATAATCGATATCATAGAAAACAATCCAAATAGTGTCGTGATTATAGATGAGGCATATATTGATTTCGCAAAAGAATCAGCTGTAAGTTTAGTCAATAAATACGAAAACCTACTCGTTGTTCAAACTATGTCAAAATCACGATCGCTAGCAGGATTACGTGTCGGATATGCGATGGGGCATCCAATGTTAATTGAAGCACTAAATCGTGTTAAAAATTCATTTAATTCCTACACAATTGATCGGCTCGCCATCGCTGGAGCAGAAGCTGCAATAATGGATGTGGATTATTTTAACGAAATAACCCAAAACGTGATACGTACGCGAGAATGGGTTGCGCGAGATTTGAAAAAGATTGGTTTTACGTTGTTACCATCTGATACAAACTTCTTATTTATTAGGCATTATAAAATCGAGGCATATGAAATATATGCATTGTTGAAAGAACAGAACATATTAACAAGACACTTTAACAAACCACTGATCGATAATTATTTACGAATAACGATTGGTACAAATGATGATATGACCGTACTGATCAGTAAACTTAAATCGATTATTTCGGTAAAAAAGTGATGAGCCCTGCGTGGAGCTCAAAATTCTGAGAGGTTCAGCATTCCCGGAGCGGCATCAGCAACTTCCCGGATTCATCGGCATTTCAAGTGAACTGGATCGGCCAAACTGAACAGAAATAAGGCTCCCACCAATTAATTGATGGGAGCCTTATTAGTTATTTAAATCATGTGTTTAACTTCTGCATTCTTTTTTAATTGTTCTACTTTCGCTTGTAGCTGTTGTTGTTGCTGTTGTTGTTTTAATTGACCTTTAATTTGGTCTTTAACATCCTCCAACTTAGGAACTTCTTGGCCTTCTTGGCCTTTACTTTGTTCTTTTAGCTTGTCGTAATATTTTTGTACCTCTTCATCTGTAACTTCTTTTCCTTTAATTTCTTGTTTCATATATTTTTGCAGTGTTAATTCAAATGCTAACTGATCCTTATATGTCTCTTCTGTTAGATTGTATTGCTCTAATACAGCAGAGAATTGATCAGCATTTTGCTCTTTGATGGTTTCAAATTGTTTTTGAACTTCTTCATCTGTAACCTCAATACCTTTGTTAGTAGCTTCTTGTTTAATAAGTTCTTGTTCAACAATAACGTTTAGTGTTTGCTCTTTTACATTTTTCACATCACTTACATCTTGCCCATATTGGCTCATCAACGTTTTTGTTTGCGCGTAAGAAGTATTGTATTGTTTACCTTTGATTTCTTCACCATTTATTTTTGTGACAACTTTATCCTTGTCCACTTTTTCTTTATCCGTAATTTTAACATCTTCAGCTGCTGGTTGCGCTGTTTCCTCTGTCTTCTTATCTTTGCTTCCTTCTTTGCTTTTATCACTAGCAGACTCAGAAT contains:
- the hisC gene encoding histidinol-phosphate transaminase; this encodes MNKFWSSAVTRTEPYIPGEQMETKDLLKLNTNENPYPPSPKVMEAIQAELNRKLRRYPSPTVDTLREKIATYYQLNADQVFVGNGSDEVLAFSFMAFFEPGKTIRFPNITYSFYPVYAKLFDISYEEVRLNRDFSIAVDKFFHSDGGVIFPNPNAPTSLYLNLTHIIDIIENNPNSVVIIDEAYIDFAKESAVSLVNKYENLLVVQTMSKSRSLAGLRVGYAMGHPMLIEALNRVKNSFNSYTIDRLAIAGAEAAIMDVDYFNEITQNVIRTREWVARDLKKIGFTLLPSDTNFLFIRHYKIEAYEIYALLKEQNILTRHFNKPLIDNYLRITIGTNDDMTVLISKLKSIISVKK
- a CDS encoding SurA N-terminal domain-containing protein; translated protein: MKKMIMLVLALSLTIILAACGDDSESASDKSKEGSKDKKTEETAQPAAEDVKITDKEKVDKDKVVTKINGEEIKGKQYNTSYAQTKTLMSQYGQDVSDVKNVKEQTLNVIVEQELIKQEATNKGIEVTDEEVQKQFETIKEQNADQFSAVLEQYNLTEETYKDQLAFELTLQKYMKQEIKGKEVTDEEVQKYYDKLKEQSKGQEGQEVPKLEDVKDQIKGQLKQQQQQQQLQAKVEQLKKNAEVKHMI